In Oncorhynchus gorbuscha isolate QuinsamMale2020 ecotype Even-year linkage group LG08, OgorEven_v1.0, whole genome shotgun sequence, one genomic interval encodes:
- the LOC124041512 gene encoding uncharacterized protein LOC124041512 produces MNRLTSLRRTLDKKPDMKRHFIDFMQKMLDNDQAEPSQPLEGDKERWYLPIFGVYHPQKPEQIRVVFDTSAKCQGVSLNNVLLSGPDLNNTLLGVLMRFRKDCIALTADVQQMFYCFGVREDHRDYLRFLWYEDNNPDRNITEYRMKVHVFGNIPSPAVAIYCMRRAALQGEKEHGSEPKQYVVRNFYVDDGLTSVATTEEAVNILRKTQAMLAESNMKLHKIASNSKTVMEAFPMEDRAKDLKDLDLGVDLLPFQWSLGLSWTLETDSFSFQVSHNEKPFTRRGILSTVNSLYNPLGFVAPITMQGKALIRELSSDQSEWDAPLPTEKEEEWKMWKESLELEHMNIQQTYIPVSLSTTQRRELHIFSDASTVAIGAVAYLRVIDSEGQCHVGFVMGKSKLAPRPAHTIPRLELCAALLAVEMYELIKDEIDIDIHAAKFYTDSKIVLGYIHNVTKRFYVYVSNRITRIRKSTHPDQWCYINTDSNPADHATRPILAALLKHTSWFSGPPFLTQTNSSKPENINFYLVEPHTDAEIRPDVTVFASKVSGAQLGSHRFESFSSWKTLNQATARLIHVARSFHEGADNTSCRGWHDCNKPCGTIELSQAKTAIIHCVQHEAFSEEFKCIEKGKEFRKQSTLKKMNPVIDEDGLLRVGGRLSSADRLQDKKHPLIIPRTHHVATLLVRHYHEQVAHQGRHFSDGAIRAAGFWIIGSKRLVSGIIHKCVTCRKVRGRLVDQKMADLPADRLTSEPPFTSVGLDVFGPWNVITRRTRGGSADSKRWAVLFTCMSTRAVHIELIKSMSTSSFINALRRFFAIRGPAKVLRSDRGTNFIGACRELGIDTNDSELTKYLSDKGCTWIFNPPHSYGWFLGETHWGCRRILDAMLFQTGSTRLTHEVLSTLMSEVMAIINARPLVSVSTDPDMPTILTPSMLLTQKTSATSAPSGYFSMNNHHGKQWKQVQCLADTFWKRWRQEYLTTLQRCRKWTAEKPNVKVGDVVLLKDSQAHRNDWPVGLVVKTFPSTDKKVRKVELKIVKQGAAKVFLRPISEIVVLLSEAS; encoded by the coding sequence ATGAACCGTCTCACATCACTTCGCAGGACTTTAGACAAAAAGCCTGACATGAAGCGTCATTTTATTGACTTCATGCAAAAGATGCTGGATAACGACCAAGCCGAACCTTCACAGCCACTAGAGGGAGACAAAGAACGTTGGTATCTGCCCATATTTGGTGTTTACCATCCACAAAAGCCTGAACAAATACGAGTAGTATTTGACACCAGTGCTAAGTGTCAAGGCGTGTCACTTAACAATGTTCTGCTCAGTGGTCCAGACTTAAACAACACACTCTTGGGTGTCCTAATGCGTTTCCGCAAGGATTGCATTGCACTAACAGCAGATGTGCAACAAATGTTTTACTGTTTTGGTGTACGTGAGGATCACAGAGATTACTTAAGGTTTctctggtatgaagacaacaaccCAGATAGAAACATAACTGAGTACAGGATGAAAGTGCATGTATTTGGGAACATCCCTTCACCAGCCGTAGCCATCTATTGCATGAGACGAGCAGCGCTACAGGGTGAGAAGGAACACGGGTCAGAACCCAAACAATATGTAGTGAGGAACTTCTACGTCGATGATGGTCTGACATCAGTAGCTACTACAGAAGAAGCTGTCAACATTCTaagaaaaacacaagcaatgttggcggagtccaacatgaaactacacaagaTTGCATCCAATAGCAAAACAGTTATGGAAGCCTTCCCTATGGAGGACCGTGCGAAAGACTTAAAAGATCTGGACCTAGGAGTGGATCTACTCCCGTTTCAATGGAGTCTGGGACTTTCCTGGACCCTGGAAACAGACAGCTTCTCATTCCAGGTGTCCCACAATGAGAAGCCTTTTACGCGGAGAGGCATCCTGTCCACAGTGAATAGTCTTTATAACCCCCTTGGGTTCGTGGCTCCAATAACAATGCAAGGTAAAGCCTTAATCAGAGAACTCTCTTCCGATCAGAGTGAGTGGgatgcccctcttcccacagaAAAAGAAGAGGAATGGAAAATGTGGAAGGAATCTTTGGAGTTGGAACATATGAATATTCAGCAGACCTACATCCCAGTCTCCTTGTCTACCACTCAAAGAAGAGAGCTACACATCTTCTCAGATGCCTCTACAGTAGCCATAGGAGCGGTAGCCTACCTGAGAGTTATTGACTCGGAAGGTCAATGCCATGTTGGATttgtcatggggaaatcaaaattgGCCCCTCGTCCAGCCCACACTATCCCACGCCTAGAACTGTGTGCGGCTTTGCTAGCTGTTGAGATGTATGAACTGATCAAAGACGAAATTGACATTGATATACATGCAGCCAAGTTCTACACAGACAGTAAGATAGTTCTCGGTTACATCCACAATGTCACCAAAAGATTCTATGTTTATGTTTCCAATAGGATAACTCGCATCAGGAAGTCTACCCATCCAGATCAGTGGTGCTATATAAACACTGACAGCAATCCAGCAGACCATGCAACCAGGCCCATACTTGCTGCGCTCTTAAAACACACTAGTTGGTTCTCAGGTCCACCGTTCCTGACCCAAACAAACTCGAGTAAGCCTGAGAACATCAATTTTTACCTTGTAGAGCCTCACACAGATGCAGAGATTCGACCAGATGTCACTGTCTTTGCATCTAAAGTTTCTGGAGCTCAACTCGGCTCTCATCGCTTTGAGAGTTTCTCAAGCTGGAAAACTCTCAATCAAGCCACAGCACGACTCATTCATGTTGCAAGATCCTTCCATGAAGGTGCAGACAACACCAGCTGCAGAGGCTGGCATGACTGTAATAAACCATGCGGTACAATTGAGTTGTCACAAGCCAAAACAGCAATCATTCACTGTGTGCAACATGAAGCTTTCAGTGAGGAATTCAAATGCATTGAAAAGGGAAAAGAGTTCCGAAAGCAAAGTACACTGAAAAAGATGAACCCAGTGATTGATGAGGATGGGTTGCTGAGGGTGGGAGGCCGCTTATCCTCCGCCGACAGGTTACAAGACAAAAAACATCCTCTCATCATCCCACGGACACATCATGTTGCCACTCTGCTGGTAAGACATTATCACGAGCAAGTGGCTCACCAAGGCCGTCATTTTTCAGATGGAGCTATTCGAGCAGCAGGCTTCTGGATTATTGGGAGCAAACGTCTGGTCTCTGGTATCATTCACAAGTGTGTCACCTGCCGGAAGGTTAGAGGGAGGTTAGTTGACCAAAAAATGGCTGACTTGCCTGCAGACAGACTGACATCTGAACCACCATTCACCAGCGTTGgacttgatgtgtttggaccatggaaTGTCATAACTCGTCGCACTAGAGGTGGTAGTGCAGACTCCAAGCGCTGGGCGGTGCTCTTTACATGTATGTCTACAAGAGCAGTCCATATCGAGCTTATCAAATCCATGTCCACATCCAGCTTCATCAATGCGCTGAGGCGATTTTTCGCTATCCGTGGTCCAGCAAAAGTGCTACGGTCTGATCGAGGTACAAACTTTATAGGTGCCTGCAGGGAACTGGGTATCGACACAAATGACTCAGAACTGACTAAATACCTCTCAGATAAGGGATGTACTTGGATATTTAATCCTCCACACTCATATGGGTGGTTCTTGGGAGAGACTCATTGGGGTTGCAGACGTATTCTTGATGCTATGCTGTTTCAGACGGGCTCCACTCGTCTCACACATGAGGTCTTGAGCACTCTTATGTCTGAAGTTATGGCAATAATCAATGCGAGACCCTTAGTGTCAGTATCAACCGACCCTGACATGCCTACCATTCTCACACCCTCAATGTTACTTACACAAAAGACCAGCGCTACATCAGCCCCTTCCGGATACTTCAGCATGAACAACCATCATGGAAAACAGTGGAAGCAAGTCCAGTGTCTCGCTGACACCTTTTGGAAAAGGTGGAGACAGGAGTACCTGACAACGCTGCAGAGATGCAGAAAATGGACAGCAGAAAAGCCAAATGTAAAAGTGGGAGATGTTGTCTTATTGAAAGACAGTCAGGCACACAGAAATGACTGGCCAGTCGGGCTTGTGGTAAAAACCTTTCCCAGTACTGACAAAAAGGTTAGGAAAGTAGAACTAAAAATTGTCAAGCAAGGAGCTGCTAAGGTGTTTCTGAGACCAATCTCAGAGATTGTTGTTCTTCTTTCTGAAGCATCCTAG